In Actinomycetes bacterium, the DNA window GCCCTTGCCGTTGCCGGACGCCACCCCGAGGTCGGCCTCGCGGGCCTCTCCCGGCCCGTTGACCACGCAGCCCATGACCGCGACCCGCAGCGGGACCTTCAACCCCTCCAGGCCGGCGGTCACCTGCTCGGCGAGGGTGTAGACGTCGACCTGCGCCCGCCCGCAGGACGGGCAGGACACGATCTCCAGGCCGCGCTCCCGCAGCCCGAGCGACTCCAGGATCTGCAGCCCGACCTTGACCTCCTCGACGGGCGGCGCGGACAGCGAGACCCGGATGGTGTCGCCGATGCCCTCGGCCAGCAGCGCGCCGAAGGCCACCGCGGACTTGATGGTGCCCTGGAAGGCCGGCCCAGCCTCGGTGACGCCCAGATGCAGCGGGTAGTCGCAGGACGATGCGAGCAGCCGGTAGGCCTGGATCATCACGACCGGGTCGTGGTGCTTGACCGAGATCTTGAGGTCGCGGAAGCCGTGTTCCTCGAACAGCGACGCCTCCCACAGCGCGGACTCGGCCAGCGCCTGCGGGGTGGCCCGGCCGTACTTGGCCAGCAGCCGCGGGTCCAGCGAGCCGGCGTTGACGCCGATCCGGATCGGCGTCCCGGCGTCGGCGGCGGCTCGAGCGATCTCGCCCACCTTGTCGTCGAAGGCCTTGATGTTGCCCGGGTTCACCCGCACCCCGGCGCAGCCGGCGTCGATCGCGGCGAACACGTACTTGGGCTGGAAGTGGATGTCAGCGATCACCGGGATGCCGGACTTCCTGGCGATGTCCGGCAGCGCATCCGCGTCATCCTGGCTGGGCACCGCGACCCGCACCACCTGGCAGCCGGCCGTCGTCAGCTCGGCGATCTGCTGCAGGGTGGCGTTGACGTCGGCGGTCAGCGTCGTGGTCATCGACTGCACCGACACCGGCGCGTCCCCGCCGACCGCGACCGGGTGCGTCGGGTGCTTCAGCAGCAGCTGACGGGAGACCCGGCGCGGTGCGAGCGGCCGCACCGGAGCCTGCGGCATTCCGAGGTTCACGCTCATCTGATGGCTTCCCAGGGGTCAGAGCTGGACGGGCTTGACGATGTCAGCGGTCACCAGCAGCACAGTGAGCCCGACGAACAGCACGAACACGGCGTACGCCAGCGGCATCAGCTTGTTCATATCGACCCGGCCCGGGTCGGGGCGGCCGCGCCGGCGGGCCAGCCAGGAACGCACCGACTCGTACCCGACGACCGCCAGGTGGCCACCGTCCAGCGGCAGCAGCGGCAGCATGTTGAAGACGCCGACGAACAGGTTGAACCCGGCGATGAGCAGCAGGATGTCGCCGGCCCGCGCTACGACCGGGTAGCCGTCCCCGCCACCGGCGAGCTGCCCGCTGATGTCGGCGGCGCCGACCACGCCGACCAGCCCGTTCGGGTCGCGGGGCTGGTCGGAGAACAGCGTCTGCCACAGCTCGACGACCTTCTGCGGCAGGCTCCACAGCGCCTGCACGGTGCCCTTGAGGATCTGCCACATCCCGCTGAACGCCTGGCCGACCGCGGCCAGCGGGTTCGAGCGCTCCATCACCAGCTGGCTGGACACCCCCAGCAGCCCGACAGCCGTGGTCCCGCCGCTGGCGGCCGTGCGCTGCACGCTGGCCACCGTCACCGTGAGGGGGACCTGGTTGCCGTCCCGCTTGACGACGATCGACACGGTCTCGCCGGGAGCGCTGCGGATCAGCGTCGTCGCCTGCTCCCACGAGGTGATCGGCGTCCCGTTGAAGGAGACCAGGACGTCGCCCGGCTGGATCCCCGCGGCTGAGGCCGGGGACGCGGGATCGCCCGCGGTACAGCTGGCCGAAGCGGCGGTCGGGACGCAGGTCGACACCGACCCGACCGTGGTGGACAGCTGCGGCCGGCCGAGAATCCCGAACACGACGAGCAGCAGCACGAAGCCGATCACCAGGTGCATGAACGACCCGGCCGAGAGCACCACGGCCCGCTGCCGGGCCGGTGCCCTGTAGAAGGCGCGCGCCTCGTCCTCGGGCGCGACCGGCTCGAGGTCGGTCATGCCGATGATCCGCACGTAGCCGCCGGCCGGGATGGCCTTGACGCCGTACTCGGTCTCGCCGCGCC includes these proteins:
- the ispG gene encoding flavodoxin-dependent (E)-4-hydroxy-3-methylbut-2-enyl-diphosphate synthase, giving the protein MSVNLGMPQAPVRPLAPRRVSRQLLLKHPTHPVAVGGDAPVSVQSMTTTLTADVNATLQQIAELTTAGCQVVRVAVPSQDDADALPDIARKSGIPVIADIHFQPKYVFAAIDAGCAGVRVNPGNIKAFDDKVGEIARAAADAGTPIRIGVNAGSLDPRLLAKYGRATPQALAESALWEASLFEEHGFRDLKISVKHHDPVVMIQAYRLLASSCDYPLHLGVTEAGPAFQGTIKSAVAFGALLAEGIGDTIRVSLSAPPVEEVKVGLQILESLGLRERGLEIVSCPSCGRAQVDVYTLAEQVTAGLEGLKVPLRVAVMGCVVNGPGEAREADLGVASGNGKG
- a CDS encoding RIP metalloprotease, with the translated sequence MTTTIGVLAFVVALLVSVMIHEWGHYKTARHYGMKVSEFFVGFGPRLWSVRRGETEYGVKAIPAGGYVRIIGMTDLEPVAPEDEARAFYRAPARQRAVVLSAGSFMHLVIGFVLLLVVFGILGRPQLSTTVGSVSTCVPTAASASCTAGDPASPASAAGIQPGDVLVSFNGTPITSWEQATTLIRSAPGETVSIVVKRDGNQVPLTVTVASVQRTAASGGTTAVGLLGVSSQLVMERSNPLAAVGQAFSGMWQILKGTVQALWSLPQKVVELWQTLFSDQPRDPNGLVGVVGAADISGQLAGGGDGYPVVARAGDILLLIAGFNLFVGVFNMLPLLPLDGGHLAVVGYESVRSWLARRRGRPDPGRVDMNKLMPLAYAVFVLFVGLTVLLVTADIVKPVQL